In one window of Gossypium arboreum isolate Shixiya-1 chromosome 4, ASM2569848v2, whole genome shotgun sequence DNA:
- the LOC108459915 gene encoding vacuolar iron transporter homolog 4-like, protein MASSQSLKLPSLNNAEIPVHVIHTEENQIQKPAVDELDYSQRGQWLRAAVLGANDGLVSVASLMMGVSSVKEDVKAVIVVGFAGLVAGACSMAIGEFVSVCTQRDVEIAQMKREKRKGSSKSDENDEKLPNPVQAAVASALAFAIGAVVPLLAAAFIRQHKVRMAVVVAVASVALVVFGVVGALLGGTPMVKSSARVLVGGWMAMGTTFGLTKLIGSDHGMQF, encoded by the coding sequence ATGGCTTCCTCGCAATCTCTTAAACTTCCATCGCTTAACAACGCTGAAATACCCGTACACGTCATACACACTGAAGAAAACCAGATTCAAAAGCCTGCTGTTGATGAATTGGATTACTCCCAAAGAGGACAATGGCTTCGAGCTGCTGTTTTGGGAGCCAACGATGGGTTGGTTTCCGTTGCATCACTAATGATGGGTGTCTCCTCAGTTAAAGAAGACGTCAAAGCTGTTATCGTTGTTGGCTTTGCAGGTTTGGTCGCCGGGGCCTGTAGCATGGCCATAGGAGAGTTTGTATCTGTATGCACCCAAAGGGACGTAGAGATAGCTCAAATGAAAAGAGAGAAGCGAAAGGGGTCATCAAAGAGTGATGAAAATGATGAGAAACTGCCTAATCCTGTACAAGCTGCCGTGGCATCGGCTTTGGCTTTTGCAATCGGTGCGGTGGTTCCGCTATTGGCTGCTGCTTTTATAAGGCAGCATAAGGTGAGGATGGCGGTGGTTGTTGCGGTGGCTAGTGTGGCTTTGGTGGTGTTTGGAGTGGTGGGTGCTTTGCTTGGGGGAACTCCTATGGTGAAATCTAGCGCAAGGGTGCTTGTTGGGGGATGGATGGCGATGGGTACTACTTTTGGACTCACCAAGTTGATTGGATCCGATCATGGGATGCAATTTTGA
- the LOC108459757 gene encoding vacuolar iron transporter homolog 2-like — protein sequence MAASQSLQLSSVNNVEIPVHIIHTEENQIQEPAVDEFDYSQRGQWLRAAVLGANDGLVSVASLMMGVASVKEDIKAVIVAGFAGLVAGACSMAIGEFVSVCTQRDVEIAQMKREKLKGSSKSDENDEKLPNPAQAAAASALAFAIGAVLPLLAAAFIRQPMVRMAVVVTVASVALLVFGVVGALLGRTPVVKSSARVLVGGWMAMGTTFGLTKLIGSNHGMQI from the coding sequence ATGGCTGCCTCTCAATCTCTTCAACTTTCATCGGTTAACAACGTTGAAATACCCGTACACATCATACACACTGAAGAAAACCAGATTCAGGAGCCTGCTGTTGATGAATTCGATTACTCCCAAAGAGGACAATGGCTTCGAGCCGCTGTTTTGGGAGCCAACGATGGGTTGGTTTCCGTTGCATCACTAATGATGGGTGTCGCCTCAGTTAAAGAAGATATCAAAGCTGTAATTGTTGCTGGCTTTGCGGGTCTGGTCGCCGGTGCTTGTAGCATGGCCATAGGAGAGTTTGTATCCGTATGCACCCAAAGGGATGTAGAGATAGCTCAAATGAAAAGAGAGAAGCTAAAAGGGTCATCAAAGAGTGATGAAAATGATGAGAAACTGCCTAATCCTGCACAAGCTGCTGCCGCGTCGGCTTTGGCTTTTGCAATTGGTGCGGTGCTTCCACTATTGGCTGCTGCTTTTATAAGGCAGCCTATGGTGAGGATGGCGGTGGTTGTTACGGTGGCTAGCGTGGCCTTGTTGGTGTTTGGAGTGGTGGGTGCTTTGCTTGGGAGAACTCCCGTGGTGAAATCTAGTGCCAGGGTGCTTGTAGGTGGATGGATGGCAATGGGTACCACTTTTGGGCTCACCAAGTTGATTGGTTCCAATCATGGGATGCAAATTTGA